A genomic stretch from Verrucomicrobiota bacterium includes:
- a CDS encoding sigma-54 dependent transcriptional regulator yields the protein MSSTPIDQTVLVVDSETDFLDWARQQLKASGVRVITETNSANAFKIFCLEKPDLVIAEMHLRPGGGLDLLAKIRAESPNAMVIIMSAYGTTQAVIESMKLGAFDFLRKESLPFTMKVVVDTALKAAAELRSAAPVKPALTVEQYHDDIVGQSEAMQSVFKMVGRVAMSDAPVLVTGESGCGKELVARAIHNYSERNKKPLIAINCAAIPENLLESELFGHEKGSFTGAATQRIGRFEQGNGGTLFLDEIGEMPLAVQSKLLRVLQEGEFSRVGGNATLKSNVRIVAATNRNLEEAIAKKEFREDLYYRLNVVGIHLPPLRARSEDIPLLAEYFLSRIAQKQHRPLLQLSGESIKVMQAYPWPGNVRELQNTLQRACVLATSDVLLPKDLPLGQVTNSAEIVDLSAAPETQGTALTELTALTELTVEEAARSLFEALTRENGDRELLPWIEEDFTRRAMELSNNNQVKSSKLLGITRATLRKRLERLGIRGASSLGEQ from the coding sequence ATGAGTAGTACACCGATCGATCAAACAGTGCTGGTCGTCGATAGCGAGACGGACTTCCTCGACTGGGCGCGCCAGCAACTGAAGGCCTCGGGAGTCCGCGTGATCACGGAGACGAATTCCGCAAATGCATTCAAGATCTTCTGTCTCGAGAAGCCCGATCTGGTGATCGCGGAGATGCACCTGCGGCCAGGCGGAGGACTGGACCTGCTTGCCAAGATCCGGGCCGAATCCCCGAATGCCATGGTGATCATCATGAGTGCCTACGGCACGACCCAGGCGGTGATCGAGTCGATGAAACTCGGAGCCTTTGATTTCCTGCGCAAGGAGTCTCTCCCCTTCACCATGAAAGTCGTGGTCGACACGGCCCTGAAGGCTGCCGCGGAGCTTCGCTCGGCTGCACCTGTCAAACCGGCGCTCACCGTTGAGCAGTACCACGACGATATTGTCGGCCAGTCCGAGGCAATGCAGTCCGTCTTTAAAATGGTGGGTCGCGTGGCCATGAGTGATGCTCCCGTCCTGGTCACCGGCGAGAGCGGCTGTGGCAAGGAGCTCGTCGCACGCGCCATTCACAATTACAGCGAGAGAAACAAGAAGCCCCTCATCGCGATTAACTGCGCCGCCATTCCTGAGAACCTGCTGGAAAGCGAACTCTTCGGTCATGAGAAGGGTTCCTTCACCGGCGCCGCTACCCAGCGTATAGGACGCTTCGAGCAGGGCAACGGCGGCACTCTCTTCCTGGACGAGATCGGCGAAATGCCCCTGGCTGTGCAGAGCAAGCTCCTTCGCGTCCTCCAGGAGGGGGAGTTTTCGAGGGTCGGAGGCAATGCCACTCTCAAGTCGAACGTCCGGATTGTCGCCGCTACAAACAGGAATCTGGAGGAAGCCATCGCCAAGAAGGAATTCCGCGAGGATCTCTATTATCGTCTCAATGTCGTCGGTATCCATTTGCCTCCCCTCCGCGCCCGTTCAGAGGACATACCTCTGCTGGCTGAGTATTTTCTCTCCCGCATCGCGCAGAAGCAGCACCGCCCACTTCTCCAACTCTCCGGGGAGTCAATCAAGGTCATGCAGGCCTATCCCTGGCCAGGTAATGTCCGCGAGTTGCAGAACACCCTGCAGCGTGCCTGCGTACTGGCGACAAGTGATGTGCTTTTGCCGAAGGATCTGCCCCTTGGCCAAGTGACAAATAGTGCCGAAATCGTCGATCTATCTGCCGCTCCAGAAACCCAAGGAACCGCTCTCACCGAACTGACAGCCCTTACCGAACTGACAGTCGAGGAGGCGGCCCGCTCACTCTTTGAGGCGCTGACCCGTGAGAATGGAGACCGGGAACTGCTTCCCTGGATTGAAGAGGATTTCACCCGCAGGGCGATGGAGTTGAGTAACAACAATCAGGTTAAGTCTTCCAAGCTTCTCGGCATCACCCGGGCGACCCTCCGCAAGCGTCTCGAGAGACTGGGAATACGGGGCGCCTCGTCATTGGGCGAGCAATGA
- a CDS encoding isoprenyl transferase produces MVSPSKVPRHTAIIMDGNGRWAKERGWPRLKGHEQGALNVETICEACIHEGVEYLTLYAFSTENWKRPALEVAGLMLLLERFLSEKVAMMNKNGVRLAAIGRIADLPEAARKRLERAIEETAHNTRLTLTLALNYGGRDEILDAVRAIAAEVVEGKLKPGQITTETLSSHLYTRAMPDPDLLIRTSGEMRISNFLLWQLSYTEIHVTSKLWPDFGAEDLHAAIVDYGSRERRFGSSVENAANTANAAEKR; encoded by the coding sequence ATCGTCTCCCCATCCAAGGTGCCGCGTCACACCGCCATCATCATGGATGGCAACGGACGGTGGGCTAAGGAAAGGGGATGGCCCCGCCTCAAGGGGCACGAGCAGGGGGCCCTCAATGTCGAAACGATCTGCGAGGCCTGCATTCACGAAGGGGTGGAGTACCTGACGCTCTATGCTTTTTCAACGGAGAACTGGAAGCGTCCAGCCCTCGAGGTGGCCGGACTGATGCTGCTGCTTGAGCGCTTCCTTTCGGAAAAGGTGGCCATGATGAACAAGAACGGGGTGCGTCTGGCCGCCATTGGTAGGATCGCCGATCTGCCGGAAGCCGCCCGGAAGCGACTGGAACGGGCCATTGAGGAGACGGCTCACAATACTCGCCTCACCCTGACCCTAGCTCTGAACTATGGCGGCCGTGACGAGATCCTGGATGCTGTGCGCGCTATCGCCGCAGAAGTGGTAGAGGGCAAGCTTAAGCCGGGCCAGATCACCACGGAAACACTTTCCAGTCATCTCTACACCCGGGCGATGCCCGATCCCGATCTTCTGATCAGGACCTCGGGGGAAATGAGGATCTCCAATTTCCTTTTATGGCAGCTCAGCTACACGGAGATTCATGTTACCAGCAAGCTTTGGCCCGATTTTGGAGCCGAGGATCTCCATGCGGCCATCGTGGACTATGGCTCCCGGGAACGGCGTTTCGGTTCCTCGGTTGAGAACGCCGCCAACACAGCGAACGCCGCCGAAAAGCGATGA